Proteins encoded by one window of Elephas maximus indicus isolate mEleMax1 chromosome 5, mEleMax1 primary haplotype, whole genome shotgun sequence:
- the MOB1B gene encoding MOB kinase activator 1B isoform X1 gives MSFLFGSRSSKTFKPKKNIPEGSHQYELLKHAEATLGSGNLRMAVMLPEGEDLNEWVAVNTVDFFNQINMLYGTITDFCTEESCPVMSAGPKYEYHWADGTNIKKPIKCSAPKYIDYLMTWVQDQLDDETLFPSKIGVPFPKNFMSVAKTILKRLFRVYAHIYHQHFDPVIQLQEEAHLNTSFKHFIFFVQEFNLIDRRELAPLQELIEKLTSKDR, from the exons TGGTAGTCGCTCCTCTAAAACTTTTAAACCAAAGAAGAACATTCCAGAGGGTTCTCACCAGTATGAACTTTTAAAGCATGCTGAAGCCACACTTGGCAGTGGCAACCTCCGGATGGCTGTTATGCTTCCTGAGGGGGAAGATCTAAACGAGTGGGTTGCGGTGAACA CTGTGGATTTCTTCAATCAGATCAACATGCTTTACGGAACCATCACAGATTTCTGTACAGAGGAGAGTTGCCCAGTGATGTCGGCTGGCCCAAA GTATGAATATCATTGGGCAGATGGAACAAACATTAAGAAGCCTATTAAGTGCTCTGCACCAAAGTATATTGATTACTTGATGACTTGGGTTCAGGACCAGTTGGATGATGAGACGTTATTTCCATCAAAAATTG GTGTTCCGTTCCCGAAGAATTTCATGTCTGTGgcaaaaactatactcaaacgcCTCTTTAGGGTGTATGCTCACATTTATCATCAACATTTTGATCCTGTGATCCAACTTCAGGAGGAAGCGCATCTCAATACATCTTTcaagcactttattttttttgtccAG GAATTCAACCTTATTGATAGAAGAGAACTTGCACCACTCCAAGAACTGATTGAAAAACTCACCTCAAAGGACAGATAA
- the MOB1B gene encoding MOB kinase activator 1B isoform X2 has translation MAVMLPEGEDLNEWVAVNTVDFFNQINMLYGTITDFCTEESCPVMSAGPKYEYHWADGTNIKKPIKCSAPKYIDYLMTWVQDQLDDETLFPSKIGVPFPKNFMSVAKTILKRLFRVYAHIYHQHFDPVIQLQEEAHLNTSFKHFIFFVQEFNLIDRRELAPLQELIEKLTSKDR, from the exons ATGGCTGTTATGCTTCCTGAGGGGGAAGATCTAAACGAGTGGGTTGCGGTGAACA CTGTGGATTTCTTCAATCAGATCAACATGCTTTACGGAACCATCACAGATTTCTGTACAGAGGAGAGTTGCCCAGTGATGTCGGCTGGCCCAAA GTATGAATATCATTGGGCAGATGGAACAAACATTAAGAAGCCTATTAAGTGCTCTGCACCAAAGTATATTGATTACTTGATGACTTGGGTTCAGGACCAGTTGGATGATGAGACGTTATTTCCATCAAAAATTG GTGTTCCGTTCCCGAAGAATTTCATGTCTGTGgcaaaaactatactcaaacgcCTCTTTAGGGTGTATGCTCACATTTATCATCAACATTTTGATCCTGTGATCCAACTTCAGGAGGAAGCGCATCTCAATACATCTTTcaagcactttattttttttgtccAG GAATTCAACCTTATTGATAGAAGAGAACTTGCACCACTCCAAGAACTGATTGAAAAACTCACCTCAAAGGACAGATAA